From the Lolium rigidum isolate FL_2022 chromosome 2, APGP_CSIRO_Lrig_0.1, whole genome shotgun sequence genome, one window contains:
- the LOC124690837 gene encoding uncharacterized protein LOC124690837 codes for MATTAAHAGRTAAPSQAKPSPDQRRNTQHHRGGTTEGTAPPGTPASGESPQTRATLVAVGLGANREGLQSQIDADHLMRRRKLCNLLKSRVESPEFLQKLDNIQKSVYQNGTVDETISWDIVSAADIWDDKNMNVSDDSEDGYVLVKQEDIVDGIACFMAAYLLSLKETKELTPNQLQDALSKTFSTKKRKGKLQKAWAGTQVIYNVASWSATAIGIYQNPAILKAATAAFWTSCRVVSKFL; via the exons ATGGcgaccacggcggcacacgccgggcgcacGGCAGCGCcgagccaggccaagccaagcccggACCAGCGCCGCAACACCCAGCACCACCGAGGCGGGACCACGGAGGGCACCGCACCGCCAGGGACGCCGGCGAGCGGCGAATCGCCGCAAACCCGCGCAACCCTAGTCGCAGTAGGGTTGGGGGCGAACAGGGAGGGCCTCCAATcacaaatcgacgcggaccatctgATGCGCCGTCGAAAG CTGTGCAATCTTCTCAAATCGAGGGTCGAATCGCCTGAATTCCTTCAAAAGCTTGATAACATTCAGAAGTCGGTATACCAAAATGGCACAG TAGATGAGACCATATCATGGGATATCGTAAGCGCGGCAGATATATGGGATGATAAGAATATGAACGTCAGTGATGATTCAGAGGATGGATATGTTCTCGTTAAGCAAGAGGATATAGTTGATGGGATTGCGTGCTTCATGGCTGCATACTTGCTGTCGCTGAAAGAAACTAAG GAATTGACGCCCAATCAACTTCAAGATG CCCTTAGCAAGACATTTTCAACTAAAAAGAGAAAAGGGAAACTTCAGAAGGCATGGGCTGGAACACAAGTTATTTATAATGTAGCGTCATGGAGTGCGACAGCTATTGG TATCTACCAGAATCCGGCGATTCTAAAAGCGGCAACTGCAGCCTTTTGGACATCCTGCCGCGTGGTATCCAAGTTTCTGTGA